A window of the Dioscorea cayenensis subsp. rotundata cultivar TDr96_F1 chromosome 14, TDr96_F1_v2_PseudoChromosome.rev07_lg8_w22 25.fasta, whole genome shotgun sequence genome harbors these coding sequences:
- the LOC120276437 gene encoding LOW QUALITY PROTEIN: fasciclin-like arabinogalactan protein 10 (The sequence of the model RefSeq protein was modified relative to this genomic sequence to represent the inferred CDS: deleted 1 base in 1 codon), whose product MAKERLLTFVLAVTMAMAVNAPAGEAHNITAILSSPDYSIYNNYLTKTKIADEINSRETVTCLVLPNAAMATLASKGSPADIKKALSLLILLDYFDPSKLHNLQGGSTFTTTLLQTTGTVAGNQGFVNITDARGGKVSFSSAVPGSKPDAVYTKSIKEIPYNLSVVEISDPIVYPGLFDGSSISNSNLTALLENAGCKTFASLISSSGVLQTFQSAMGKGLTVFAPNDEAFKAPIVPDLSKLSAADLVALLQYHALPSYTPKASLKMETGPIATMASNGPGKYDLRVKSRGDEVSLVTGIDTSRIASTVLDDTPVCVLTVDNVLLPVELFPNATAPAPGPSAKSPSPSSSPSPSQSPSPSLEPGPTAVAPTPAPGKKKKPEAPSPMPRSPPAPPTESPAPASSPAESPENQPADDTSMAAETMVGTFAAAFVSALCSLGFIL is encoded by the exons ATGGCGAAAGAGCGGTTACTGACCTTCGTGCTTGCAGTGACGATGGCGATGGCGGTGAACGCACCG GCCGGTGAGGCTCACAACATCACGGCGATCCTCAGCTCGCCGGACTACAGCATCTACAACAACTACTTGACGAAAACGAAGATCGCCGACGAGATCAACTCGAGGGAGACGGTGACGTGCTTGGTGCTACCCAACGCCGCCATGGCCACCCTCGCCTCCAAAGGCTCCCCCGCCGATATCAAGAAGGCCCTCAGCCTTCTCATCCTCCTCGACTACTTCGACCCCTCCAAGCTTCACAACCTCCAAGGCGGCTCCACCTTCACCACTACTCTTCTTCAGACCACCGGCACCGTCGCCGGAAACCAAGGCTTCGTCAACATCACCGACGCCCGCGGTGGCAAGGTCAGCTTCTCCTCCGCCGTTCCTGGTTCTAAACCAGACGCCGTTTATACAAAGTCTATCAAGGAAATCCCTTATAACCTCTCCGTCGTCGAGATCTCCGATCCGATCGTCTACCCTGGCCTATTCGATGGCTCGTCAATCTCCAACTCCAACCTTACTGCGCTTCTCGAGAACGCCGGGTGCAAGACCTTCGCGTCTCTCATCTCCTCTTCCGGCGTGCTCCAGACGTTCCAGTCCGCCATGGGGAAGGGTCTCACTGTGTTCGCCCCCAACGACGAGGCCTTCAAAGCTCCCATCGTTCCTGATCTATCAAAGCTTTCAGCCGCCGATCTCGTGGCTCTGTTGCAGTACCACGCATTGCCGTCTTACACTCCGAAAGCTTCGCTGAAGATGGAGACCGGGCCGATCGCCACCATGGCGTCGAACGGGCCAGGGAAATACGATCTCAGAGTGAAATCTCGCGGGGACGAGGTCTCGCTCGTCACCGGCATTGACACATCCCGCATTGCCAGCACTGTCCTGGATGACACCCCTGTTTGCGTCCTCACCGTCGATAACGTCCTCCTCCCCGTCGAACTATTCCCAAATGCCACAGCTCCTGCTCCTGGACCATCAGCTAAATCACCATCACCATCGTCGTCCCCATCCCCGTCCCAGTCTCCGTCCCCGTCCCTAGAGCCTGGGCCAACCGCTGTGGCTCCAACCCCAGCTCCGGGCAAAAAGAAAAAGCCGGAGGCTCCATCCCCAATGCCAAGATCACCTCCAGCACCACCGACGGAATCTCCAGCCCCAGCGAGCTCCCCAGCGGAGTCCCCTGAAAACCAGCCAGCTGATGATACTTCCATGGCTGCTGAGACGATGGTGGGGACTTTCGCGGCTGCGTTCGTCTCGGCTCTCTGCTCACTGGGCTTCATTTTGTAA
- the LOC120275073 gene encoding growth-regulating factor 10-like, translating into MVLHTLDTMEGQKDDDQEQQRPVPPPPKVARLSSDSSGVVTMATPSPLMLGLGLGLGPGKPAFTFLQWQELQHQALIYKYMAAGIPVPLHLVVPIWKSVAAAAAASSSSSSSSSHHYPSFMMGHGGWFMDYRNSMEPEPGRCRRTDGKKWRCSRDVVPDQKYCERHMHRGRNRSRKPVEQSASASVPTPATALQPSTSNHGTQLSISISSSGFQLNSNNVSPPRLGFSPTSVLHSSKP; encoded by the exons ATGGTTTTGCATACACTAGATACAATGGAGGGCCAAAAGGATGATGACCAGGAACAGCAGAGACCAGTCCCACCACCTCCCAAAGTAGCTCGCCTTTCTTCAGATTCTTCAG GAGTTGTAACAATGGCAACTCCATCACCTCTAATGCTTGGACTTGGACTTGGCTTGGGTCCTGGCAAACCAGCTTTCACGTTCCTACAGTGGCAGGAGCTACAACACCAAGCTTTAATCTACAAGTACATGGCTGCTGGCATCCCTGTTCCTCTTCATCTAGTCGTTCCCATCTGGAAGAgcgttgctgctgctgctgctgcttcttcttcttcatcatcttcatcttcccaCCATTATCCTTCTT TTATGATGGGTCATGGAGGCTGGTTCATGGACTACAGGAACAGCATGGAGCCAGAGCCCGGCCGGTGCCGGAGAACGGACGGGAAGAAGTGGCGCTGCTCGCGCGACGTCGTGCCCGACCAGAAGTACTGCGAGCGCCACATGCACCGCGGCCGTAACCGTTCAAGAAAGCCTGTGGAACAATCAGCTTCTGCTTCTGTTCCTACTCCTGCAACTGCTTTGCAACCAAGCACTAGCAACCATGGAACACAGCTTTCTAtttccatttcttcttctgGTTTTCAGCTTAACAGCAATAATGTTTCACCTCCAAGGCTTGGCTTTTCTCCTACCAGTGTTCTCCATAGTTCTAAACCTTGA
- the LOC120275071 gene encoding LOW QUALITY PROTEIN: probable LRR receptor-like serine/threonine-protein kinase At1g12460 (The sequence of the model RefSeq protein was modified relative to this genomic sequence to represent the inferred CDS: inserted 1 base in 1 codon; deleted 3 bases in 3 codons): MIPFSLLCLLLLFFFFFFLCPVLSATEAEKQALLDFRSSITDDPFGALASWVASADPCVFSGVLCNTAGSVERVILHEKNLTGNLPTAADSLSRLPFLNTLSLPGNRFSGFIPSSLAGIVGLRKVNLSRNVLSGQVPAFLGDLPNLRLLDLSSNSFSGEIPSAIFKNCFRTRYFSFARNLLSGLVPASISNCLRLEGFDLAFNNLSGGFPPAACAPPGITVILLSGNSLSGTVADKIVGCQSLERLDLSLNSFSGNGPFELLGLKNLSFFNISFNEFQGEIPEVGVCAERLERVDASGNQFTGGIPRSIANCRALRILNLGQNRLNESIPATIGGIEWLQMLDLHDLRLTGEIPATLGQCRFLLKMNLSGNKLEGSIPDVFFNITALEVLDLHRNKLNGSIPVSIGALKGLEFLDLSENSIGGEIPSSLLDITMLSHFNVSYNNLIGTIPSTLVKFGVDAFSHDPGLCGPPLNNNCQSNAGSKRTRFLSNTAIVAIVAAALILAGVCVITVMNIIAQRRRRSGRREEEILVSEXALLPPASNGSNVIIGKLVLFSKSLPTRYEDWEAGTKALLDKDCIIGGGSIGTVYKASVEGGISIAVKKLETLGTIRNQEEFEHEIGRLGGLSHPNLVQVQGYYWSSTMQLILSDYIPNGNLYQHLHGIRGSGSSSGGVRGDLFWSRRFSIALGTARALAYLHHDCQPPILHLNIKSTNILLDEKYEAKLSDYGLGKLLPILGRNYALSKFHSAVGYVAPELASQSMSYSDKCDVYSFGVVLLEIVTGRKPVDSPGAAEVVVLHDFVRRVLEDGSASDCFDRSLTGGFQEAELVQVLKLGLICTADAPSRRPSMAEVVQFLESIKNNS, translated from the exons ATGAttcctttctctcttctctgcttgttgttgttgttcttcttcttcttcttcttgtgtccGGTGTTGTCGGCGACGGAGGCTGAGAAGCAAGCGCTTCTGGACTTCAGGTCCTCGATCACCGACGACCCATTTGGCGCACTTGCTTCTTGGGTCGCCTCAGCTGATCCCTGCGTCTTCTCGGGCGTACTCTGTAACACTGCTGGGTCCGTTGAGAGAGTGATCCTCCACGAGAAAAACCTCACCGGAAACCTCCCCACTGCTGCGGACTCTCTCTCCCGGCTTCCTTTCCTTAATACGCTCTCGCTGCCAGGAAACCGTTTTTCTGGCTTCATCCCTTCATCTCTCGCCGGAATCGTAGGCCTTCGCAAGGTTAATCTCAGCCGCAATGTCCTCTCCGGTCAAGTCCCTGCCTTTCTTGGCGATCTCCCCAACCTCCGCCTCCTCGACCTCTCGAGTAACTCCTTTTCCGGTGAGATACCAAGTGCTATCTTCAAGAACTGTTTCCGGACCCGATATTTTTCGTTTGCCAGGAATCTCCTCTCTGGGCTGGTTCCGGCCTCCATTTCTAACTGCTTGCGGCTTGAAGGTTTCGACTTGGCGTTCAATAATCTCTCCGGTGGGTTCCCTCCGGCGGCCTGTGCGCCGCCGGGTATCACGGTTATCTTGCTCAGTGGCAACTCGTTGTCGGGGACCGTCGCGGATAAGATCGTTGGATGCCAGAGCTTGGAAAGATTGGATCTTTCTCTTAATTCCTTCTCCGGCAACGGTCCTTTTGAACTCCTCGGCCTTAAAAATCTCAGCTTTTTCAACATTTCATTCAATGAGTTCCAGGGTGAGATCCCGGAGGTCGGAGTTTGTGCGGAGAGATTGGAGAGGGTGGACGCCTCTGGGAACCAATTCACCGGTGGAATCCCTAGAAGCATTGCGAATTGCAGAGCATTGAGGATCTTGAATCTAGGGCAGAATCGCTTGAACGAAAGCATTCCAGCGACGATTGGAGGGATCGAGTGGCTCCAGATGCTGGACCTTCATGATCTCCGGCTTACCGGCGAGATTCCGGCGACTCTCGGCCAATGCCGATTCCTTCTCAAGAT GAATTTATCAGGCAATAAATTGGAAGGGAGCATCCCAGATGTGTTCTTCAACATTACAGCCCTTGAGGTTCTTGATCTTCATCGGAACAAGCTCAATGGGAGCATTCCGGTGAGCATCGGAGCATTGAAAGGACTTGAGTTCCTTGATCTCTCTGAGAATTCAATTGGTGGAGAGATCCCTTCCTCTCTGTTGGACATAACAATGCTGTCACACTTCAATGTCTCCTACAACAATCTCATTGGTACCATCCCTTCAACATTGGTGAAATTTGGTGTCGATGCATTCTCGCATGACCCTGGTCTCTGTGGTCCTCCATTGAATAACAATTGCCAGAGCAATGCCGGATCGAAAAGAACCAGATTCTTGAGTAATACAGCTATAGTTGCTATTGTTGCTGCTGCTCTGATTCTTGCTGGTGTTTGTGTAATAACTGTGATGAATATCATAGCtcagaggaggagaaggagtggccggagagaagaagagatacTGGTCTCAG AAGCACTACTCCCTCCTGCTTCCAATGGTTCCAATGTGATAATTGGCAAGCTTGTCCTGTTCAGCAAGAGCCTC CCTACGAGGTATGAGGACTGGGAGGCA GGCACCAAGGCTTTGTTAGATAAAGATTGTATCATTGGTGGTGGCTCCATTGGAACTGTCTACAAAGCTAGTGTCGAAGGCGGAATTTCAATAGCTGTGAAGAAGCTC GAGACACTCGGAACAATCAGAAACCAAGAAGAATTCGAGCATGAGATCGGTAGGTTAGGAGGACTTAGCCACCCAAATCTTGTGCAAGTCCAAGGTTACTACTGGTCATCAACAATGCAGCTAATTCTATCTGATTACATCCCCAATGGCAATCTGTATCAGCATTTACATGGGATTAGAGGCTCAGGTAGCAGCAGTGGGGGTGTTAGGGGAGACTTGTTCTGGTCTAGAAGATTCAGTATTGCTCTTGGGACAGCCAGAGCTCTTGCTTATCTTCACCATGATTGTCAACCGCCAATTCTGCACCTCAACATCAAATCCACCAACATATTGTTAGATGAGAAGTATGAAGCTAAGTTGTCTGACTATGGTTTAGGGAAATTGCTTCCAATTCTGGGGAGGAACTATGCTTTGTCTAAGTTCCATTCTGCAGTGGGCTATGTAGCTCCTGAATTGGCTTCACAGAGCATGAGttatagtgataagtgtgatgtGTATAGCTTTGGGGTAGTTTTATTAGAGATTGTGACAGGGAGGAAGCCGGTCGACAGCCCCGGGGCGGCGGAGGTGGTGGTTCTGCATGATTTTGTGAGGAGAGTGCTGGAGGATGGCTCGGCATCGGATTGCTTTGACCGGAGCTTGACCGGAGGTTTTCAGGAAGCTGAATTGGTACAGGTTCTCAAGTTGGGATTGATTTGCACTGCAGATGCTCCATCAAGGAGGCCAAGCATGGCAGAAGTGGTTCAGTTTTTAGAGTCAATCAAGAATAATTCATAG
- the LOC120275074 gene encoding copper transport protein ATX1 produces MASETVVLKVGMSCEGCVGAVKRVLTKMEGVESFNIDMKEQKVTVIGNVKPDAVLQTVSKTGKKTAFWEAEQETKEEISVPPATATA; encoded by the exons ATGGCCTCTGAG ACAGTTGTCCTGAAGGTTGGTATGTCTTGTGAAGGGTGCGTGGGGGCTGTTAAGAGGGTCCTCACCAAAATGGAAG GTGTTGAATCCTTCAACATTGACATGAAGGAACAAAAGGTCACCGTTATAGGAAACGTAAAACCCGATGCAGTTCTGCAAACTGTTTCAAAGACTGGGAAGAAAACTGCATTCTGGGAGGCAGAGCAAGAAACTAAAGAAGAGATCTCTGTGCCACCAGCCACCGCTACCGCTTGA